Part of the Enterococcus wangshanyuanii genome, TACTAGCATAAACACTACCACCAACTGCTAGTGCTGCGATAACCCCAACACTTGTAATTATTAATTTCGTTTTTTTACTTAACTTTTCCATTTTTAAATCCTCCAATTTCTTCTCAGTTTGAATATTCATAATACAGATCCATCGCCTTGAACAAGGCATAAACACCTGATAAAACAATGAGTATAAATAATTGATCAAAATTTATGAGTGACAAAACAATTGCAATAAGTAACGAACCCAACACTTTTATTTGCTTCATTTTTTCACATCCTCGAAAAAAGTCTGACCTGGTCAAAAATTTATCTCCAATTCCATTTGTAAGGTTTTCTTCTTTTATTTTTGCTCGCTTGAATTTTGAATAATGCGATTTTTTCGTTTGGTTCTAAATTTGTTTCTCTATGATTCAAAGGAACATATACATCCACTATGATTCCTAATTTTTGATCTACTGTAAGGAACTCTTCGTTTGAACAAACCATTTGATTCTCCTCCTTATATTGATAGTAAAGTATTAAACACTTTTAGTCTATACTAAGCTTCAACATCTTGATTTATTCGTTTAAAAGTAAAAATTTGTTCAATCGGGACTTCAAAAACATCAGCGATATCATGCGCCAGTAAAAGTGAAGGGTTGTAGCGATTCCGTTCTAATTGAATGATCGTTTGACGTGAGACCCCTACTTTATCAGCTAACTCCTGTTGGGTCATACGTTGCATTGCTCTGTATACGTGAATACTGGATTCAAAACTACTATTCTTTTTCTTCGGCATAAAGTTCCCACTCCTTATTTAGTAAATTCAATTCTTCTTGTGCTTTTTTTATCGCTCGTTTATCTTTTTCAATTCGTTCTGCTAACTCCTTTAGCTCAATGACTAAATAACGATCTGAAAATACGTAAGAAGTAAACTTTACTACCTCAACAATTACTCCAAGTATCGCTAGGCTAATGATTCCTAAAATCAATAACCACAAGAAGAGTACAATTAAAGTGAAAATTACATTTCCAAACAAAGAAAGATATGTTGCAGGCACCATCATATGTACAATATCTGGCTGTTCAAACCCAGAATCGTAAATCATTTTCCCGAAAAGGGCGAATAATGGAACT contains:
- a CDS encoding helix-turn-helix transcriptional regulator, producing MPKKKNSSFESSIHVYRAMQRMTQQELADKVGVSRQTIIQLERNRYNPSLLLAHDIADVFEVPIEQIFTFKRINQDVEA